A single Pirellulales bacterium DNA region contains:
- a CDS encoding RNA polymerase sigma factor, whose translation MLLELGRSEAKLDEAGPRDRLDPGGGEPFQAWVERHWSAVCRLLHGLTAHCHDTEDLAQETFLRAWKTRGSFRPGSNQRAWLLRIASNAFFDLRRRREVRRTESLVAEPAGSAEHPAKKLEQAEQVELLRAAMAELPDTTRLVFHLRAAEELSFREIADIAEVSEEAARWHMGQARRKLLARLGKLPVKANRGK comes from the coding sequence ATGTTGCTGGAACTTGGGCGAAGCGAGGCGAAATTGGACGAGGCCGGGCCACGCGACCGACTTGATCCGGGCGGTGGCGAACCGTTCCAGGCCTGGGTCGAACGGCATTGGTCGGCGGTCTGCCGGCTGTTGCACGGGCTCACCGCCCATTGCCACGACACCGAAGACCTCGCCCAAGAGACGTTTTTGCGGGCCTGGAAAACTCGCGGATCGTTTCGGCCCGGCAGCAACCAGCGGGCCTGGCTGCTGCGGATCGCCAGCAATGCGTTTTTTGATTTGCGGCGGCGACGCGAAGTTCGCCGCACTGAGTCGTTGGTGGCCGAACCGGCGGGATCGGCCGAGCATCCGGCCAAGAAATTGGAACAGGCCGAGCAAGTCGAGTTGTTGCGAGCGGCGATGGCGGAGTTGCCGGATACCACGCGATTGGTTTTTCACTTGCGGGCCGCGGAGGAATTGAGCTTTCGCGAAATCGCCGACATCGCCGAGGTTAGCGAGGAAGCGGCCCGGTGGCACATGGGCCAAGCCCGGCGAAAGCTTCTCGCCCGGCTGGGCAAGCTGCCGGTGAAGGCGAATCGCGGCAAGTGA